One genomic segment of Candidatus Effluviviaceae Genus V sp. includes these proteins:
- a CDS encoding phosphoglycerate dehydrogenase: MRTPETADHVRPRILVTEPICEPGVQALRSIGEVEDGTGIERDGLLETIGGFDALVVRSHTLVDGELIERGRRLRVVGRAGVGVDNIDIPAATARGIVVVNAPEGNILSAAEHTVALMLGLSRRIAVADRVLKAGSWSDARSEGVELFGKTLGIVGLGRVGSLVAVRAEAFGMRVVAYDPYISEERFARFGTERMPSLDALMKEADYVSVHTPRTDETYGMVGSRELALARDGVRVINCARGGIVNEDALADAIESGKVAGAGVDVFDDEPVSTHPLFAFEDVVVTPHLGGTTEEAQVRVGVTVAEQVAAALEGRLPRHALNMPLTDSETVSFVEPFMPLAESMGRMYTQLFGMPTGGVEVRYGGEVGRYRTDLPTLSLLRGLLEPVEGDAVNLVNGRYLAENRGISVTESRSTESGSYASLLTVVGHDGGEHSLTGTLHGREARITGIDGFEVDLPAAGDVLVCWFGGRAVAESGIVGRVGTILGQAGVAISRMEVGREVIDGRAIMVISLAEPEPDAIRSTLSGLPGVSEVRLVRPAGGGSSGERRPGR; this comes from the coding sequence GTGAGAACTCCGGAAACGGCGGACCACGTGAGACCGCGTATCCTGGTGACCGAGCCGATCTGCGAACCGGGCGTTCAGGCCCTCCGTTCGATCGGCGAGGTCGAGGACGGGACGGGCATCGAGAGAGACGGGCTGCTCGAGACGATCGGCGGCTTCGACGCGCTGGTCGTTCGCAGTCACACGCTCGTCGACGGCGAGCTCATCGAGCGCGGACGGAGACTGCGCGTCGTAGGGCGCGCAGGCGTCGGCGTCGACAACATCGACATCCCCGCCGCGACCGCCCGCGGCATCGTCGTCGTGAACGCTCCGGAGGGCAACATCCTCTCGGCGGCCGAGCATACGGTCGCCCTCATGCTCGGGCTGTCCCGGCGCATCGCCGTCGCCGACCGCGTGCTCAAGGCGGGCAGCTGGAGCGACGCGCGAAGCGAGGGCGTCGAGCTCTTCGGGAAGACGCTCGGTATCGTGGGACTCGGACGCGTCGGCTCGCTGGTCGCGGTGCGGGCCGAGGCGTTCGGAATGCGCGTCGTGGCCTACGATCCGTACATCTCGGAGGAACGCTTCGCCCGCTTCGGGACGGAACGGATGCCCTCGCTGGACGCGCTCATGAAGGAAGCGGACTACGTTTCCGTGCATACGCCCAGAACGGATGAGACGTACGGCATGGTCGGCTCGCGCGAGCTGGCACTGGCGCGGGACGGCGTCAGGGTCATCAACTGCGCCCGGGGCGGCATCGTCAACGAGGACGCCCTCGCCGACGCCATCGAGTCGGGCAAGGTCGCCGGGGCCGGCGTGGACGTCTTCGACGACGAGCCCGTCTCGACGCACCCGCTTTTCGCCTTCGAGGATGTTGTCGTGACGCCGCACCTCGGTGGGACGACCGAGGAGGCCCAGGTCCGCGTCGGCGTGACGGTCGCCGAACAGGTCGCCGCCGCGCTCGAGGGACGCCTGCCTCGCCACGCGCTCAACATGCCGCTGACCGACAGCGAGACCGTGTCCTTCGTCGAGCCCTTCATGCCGCTCGCGGAGTCGATGGGGAGGATGTACACGCAGCTCTTCGGGATGCCGACCGGCGGGGTCGAGGTGCGCTACGGAGGAGAGGTCGGGCGCTACCGGACGGACCTGCCGACGCTCTCGCTTCTGCGCGGGCTTCTGGAGCCGGTCGAGGGAGACGCCGTCAACCTGGTCAACGGACGCTACCTCGCGGAGAACCGCGGCATCTCGGTGACCGAGTCCAGAAGCACCGAGTCGGGAAGCTACGCCAGCCTCCTCACGGTCGTCGGTCACGACGGCGGGGAACACTCGCTGACGGGGACGCTGCACGGCCGGGAGGCGAGGATCACCGGCATCGACGGTTTCGAGGTCGACCTGCCGGCAGCCGGTGACGTGCTGGTCTGCTGGTTCGGGGGGCGCGCCGTCGCCGAGTCCGGCATCGTCGGACGCGTCGGCACGATCCTCGGTCAGGCCGGCGTCGCGATATCGCGCATGGAGGTCGGACGCGAGGTCATCGACGGACGGGCGATCATGGTGATCTCCCTGGCGGAGCCCGAGCCGGACGCGATCCGATCGACGCTCTCGGGTCTGCCCGGGGTGTCCGAGGTGCGGCTGGTTCGTCCCGCCGGCGGAGGAAGCAGCGGAGAACGGCGACCGGGGCGATGA
- a CDS encoding TrpB-like pyridoxal phosphate-dependent enzyme produces METTKILLPEKEMPRSWYNVLPDLPKPLEPPLHPGTRQPVGPDDLAPLFPEALILQEMSPEREIPIPEDILDVYSIWRPTPLIRARRLERVLDTPARIYYKNEGVSPPGSHKPNTSVAQAWYNKQAGVKRLATETGAGQWGSALSFACRAFGLECSVYMVKVSYEQKPYRRTMMQIWGADVTPSPSEKTDVGKKILENDPDCPGSLGIAISEAVWDAATHDDTKYALGSVLNHVVIHQSLIGLEAIRQLEMVEDKADIVIGCVGGGSNFGGLISPFVPRKSAGEEVRLVAAEPCACPTLTKGLFAYDYGDTAKMTPLMMMYTLGHSFVPPKIHAGGLRYHGDSPILSLLVKEGMVEPVAYTQNEVFDAAVMFAGAEGIVPAPETSHAVKAAVDEAVRCREAGEEKTILVGFSGHGHFDMLSYEAYLENRLEDYAMDDVAVAECLERDGICGESE; encoded by the coding sequence GTGGAAACGACGAAGATACTGCTCCCCGAGAAGGAGATGCCGAGGTCCTGGTACAACGTGCTGCCCGACCTCCCGAAGCCTCTCGAGCCGCCGCTCCATCCCGGGACGAGGCAGCCGGTCGGCCCGGACGACCTCGCGCCGCTCTTCCCCGAGGCGCTCATACTGCAGGAGATGTCGCCCGAGCGGGAGATCCCCATCCCTGAGGACATACTCGACGTCTACTCGATCTGGCGGCCGACGCCGCTCATCAGAGCCAGGCGTCTCGAGAGGGTTCTCGATACGCCCGCACGCATCTACTACAAGAACGAGGGCGTGAGCCCTCCCGGCAGCCACAAGCCGAACACCTCGGTCGCGCAGGCCTGGTACAACAAGCAGGCCGGCGTGAAGCGTCTCGCGACCGAGACGGGCGCCGGGCAGTGGGGAAGCGCCCTGTCGTTCGCCTGCAGGGCCTTCGGGCTCGAGTGCTCGGTCTACATGGTCAAGGTGAGCTACGAGCAGAAGCCGTATCGCAGGACGATGATGCAGATCTGGGGCGCCGACGTGACCCCGAGTCCCAGCGAGAAGACCGACGTCGGGAAGAAGATCCTCGAGAATGATCCCGACTGTCCCGGCTCGCTCGGCATCGCCATCAGCGAGGCCGTGTGGGACGCCGCGACGCACGACGATACGAAGTACGCGCTCGGCAGTGTCCTGAACCACGTGGTCATCCACCAGTCGCTCATCGGTCTCGAGGCCATCAGGCAGCTCGAGATGGTCGAGGACAAGGCCGACATCGTCATCGGCTGCGTCGGCGGAGGAAGCAACTTCGGCGGCCTCATCTCGCCGTTCGTGCCGCGCAAGTCGGCCGGTGAGGAGGTGCGGCTCGTCGCCGCCGAGCCGTGCGCGTGCCCGACCCTGACGAAGGGTCTGTTCGCCTACGACTACGGCGACACCGCGAAGATGACGCCGCTGATGATGATGTACACGCTGGGGCACTCGTTCGTTCCGCCGAAGATCCACGCCGGCGGTCTCCGCTACCACGGCGACTCGCCGATCCTGAGTCTGCTCGTGAAGGAGGGCATGGTCGAGCCCGTCGCCTACACGCAGAACGAGGTCTTCGACGCGGCCGTCATGTTCGCGGGTGCCGAGGGTATCGTGCCGGCGCCGGAGACGTCGCACGCCGTCAAGGCCGCCGTCGACGAGGCGGTCCGATGTCGTGAGGCCGGTGAGGAGAAGACCATTCTGGTCGGCTTCTCGGGCCACGGCCACTTCGACATGCTCTCGTACGAGGCCTACCTGGAGAACAGGCTCGAGGACTACGCGATGGACGATGTGGCCGTCGCCGAGTGCCTCGAGCGCGACGGCATCTGCGGGGAGAGTGAATGA